One genomic region from Apodemus sylvaticus chromosome 1, mApoSyl1.1, whole genome shotgun sequence encodes:
- the Npm3 gene encoding nucleoplasmin-3 yields MAAGAAAALAFLNQESRVRAGGGGGLRAPGPVTMDSFFFGCELSGHTRSFTFKVEQEEDTEHVLALNMLCLTEGAKDECNVVEVVARDHDHQEIAVPVANLRLSCQPMLSLDDFQLQPPVTFRLKSGSGPVRITGRHQIVCINNDLSEEEESDDDSEEEIKLCGILPAKKHRGRP; encoded by the exons ATGGCCGCCGGCGCCGCGGCAGCTTTAGCGTTCTTGAACCAGGAGAGCCGAGTCCGGGCAGGGGGTGGCGGGGGCCTGAGGGCCCCGGGCCCGGTCACGATGGATAGTTTCTTCTTCG GTTGTGAGCTCTCCGGCCACACCCGCTCCTTTACCTTCAAGGTTGAGCAAGAGGAAGACACGGAACACGTGCTGGCTTTGAACATG CTGTGCCTCACCGAGGGGGCCAAGGACGAGTGTAATGTGGTGGAAGTTGTGGCCCGCGATCACGACCACCAGGAGATTGCAGTTCCTGTGGCCAACCTCAGGCTGTCGTGCCAGCCCATG CTCAGTCTGGATGATTTCCAGCTCCAGCCACCTGTAACCTTCCGCCTGAAGTCCGGCTCTGGCCCGGTGCGGATCACTGGTCGGCACCAGATCG TGTGTATAAACAACGATCTttctgaagaagaagaaagtgacgATGACAGCGAAGAAGAAATTAAGCTGTGTGGCATCCTTCCTGCCAAAAAGCATAGGGGCAGGCCCTAG